One Lysobacter enzymogenes DNA segment encodes these proteins:
- the ectB gene encoding diaminobutyrate--2-oxoglutarate transaminase encodes MNANALEAFEKYESQARSYCREFPVVFARAKSSYLYDERGEAFIDFLCGAGALNYGHNNDAIKQAVLDYIGGDNIMMSLDLHSQAKRDFIETFQRLILQPRGLDYRLQFTSPTGTSVVESAIKLARKVTGRQNVVAFTNAFHGMTGVSLNLTANRYHRQAVGYGSVSRLPYDGYLGEIDTVDFLRKLLEDHSSGLDLPAAVILESVQGEGGLNVASVQWLRKLRELTAEFGILLIVDDIQAGCGRTGRFFSFERAQIEPDLVCLSKSIGGMGFPMALLLVRPGIDAWSPGEDNGTFRGNNLAFVAAAEALRRYWDGHAFERELADKEAGIRRALEAIAQAHPAMVRQVRGLGLMQGLEFHAEQDTAAVIQACFERGLVVECCGPRGQVLKLMPALTIEPEVLARALEIIAIAVDLRAAHRPELAELLAPLAAAQGAPA; translated from the coding sequence ATGAACGCCAACGCACTGGAAGCCTTCGAGAAATACGAATCGCAAGCCCGCTCGTACTGCCGCGAGTTCCCGGTGGTGTTCGCGCGCGCCAAGAGCAGCTACCTCTACGACGAACGCGGGGAGGCGTTCATCGACTTCCTGTGCGGCGCCGGCGCGCTCAACTACGGCCACAACAACGACGCGATCAAGCAGGCGGTGCTGGACTACATCGGCGGCGACAACATCATGATGAGCCTGGACCTGCACTCGCAGGCCAAGCGCGACTTCATCGAGACCTTCCAGCGCCTGATCCTGCAGCCGCGCGGACTCGACTACCGCCTGCAGTTCACCAGCCCGACCGGCACCAGCGTGGTCGAGTCGGCGATCAAGCTGGCGCGCAAGGTCACCGGCCGCCAGAACGTGGTCGCCTTCACCAACGCCTTCCACGGCATGACCGGGGTGTCGCTGAACCTCACCGCCAATCGCTACCACCGCCAGGCGGTCGGCTACGGTTCGGTCTCGCGGCTGCCCTACGACGGCTACCTGGGCGAGATCGACACGGTCGATTTCCTGCGCAAGCTGCTGGAGGACCACAGCTCGGGCCTGGACCTGCCGGCGGCTGTGATCCTGGAATCGGTGCAGGGCGAGGGCGGCCTCAACGTCGCTTCGGTGCAGTGGCTGCGCAAGCTGCGCGAGCTGACCGCCGAGTTCGGCATCCTGCTGATCGTCGACGACATCCAGGCCGGCTGCGGCCGCACCGGCCGCTTCTTCAGCTTCGAGCGCGCGCAGATCGAGCCGGATCTGGTGTGCCTGTCCAAGTCGATCGGCGGCATGGGCTTCCCGATGGCGCTGCTGCTGGTGCGCCCGGGCATCGACGCCTGGTCGCCGGGCGAGGACAACGGCACCTTCCGCGGCAACAACCTGGCCTTCGTCGCCGCCGCCGAGGCGCTGCGCCGCTACTGGGACGGCCACGCGTTCGAACGCGAGCTGGCCGACAAGGAAGCCGGCATCCGCCGCGCGCTGGAGGCCATCGCCCAGGCGCACCCGGCGATGGTCCGCCAGGTCCGCGGCCTGGGCCTGATGCAGGGCCTGGAATTCCACGCCGAGCAGGACACCGCGGCGGTGATCCAGGCCTGTTTCGAGCGCGGGCTGGTGGTGGAATGCTGCGGCCCGCGCGGGCAGGTGCTCAAGCTGATGCCGGCGCTGACCATCGAGCCGGAGGTGCTGGCGCGCGCGCTGGAGATCATCGCCATCGCGGTGGACCTGCGCGCCGCGCACCGGCCCGAACTGGCCGAGCTGCTGGCGCCGCTGGCGGCGGCGCAGGGCGCGCCGGCATGA
- a CDS encoding efflux RND transporter periplasmic adaptor subunit: protein MSATRSYLGIGIGLAVVGAVVWFGLAGRPQPAAAATIAAPVLTVSVVAAHKRAVDDAIAVVGATVPRENVMVVPELAGQQVREIHADVGDYVRKGQLLAVLDSSNLSIQSAGLRSEYERTRGEYERVQSLQPSGAVSREFVAQKNAAYQVALANLRNAELSVRRARIVAPTDGLIYERSAAIGGLTSFSEPLFKLAKDGLVEMEANVPERQVARLRVGLPASLRLAGESAPIQGEIRLIAPRVDSASRSASVRIALQRPGESAHRAAVGMFCEAGITVAQVEGWVLPGSALQQDAAGAFVWSVRGGNAVRRLPVEVVARTPEHVVVAAIDAGERIVAKAGPFLRDGDIVALTQARR, encoded by the coding sequence ATGAGCGCCACTCGCAGCTACCTGGGAATCGGCATCGGCTTGGCCGTCGTCGGCGCGGTCGTCTGGTTCGGCCTGGCCGGACGGCCGCAGCCGGCCGCGGCCGCGACGATCGCCGCGCCGGTGCTCACCGTCAGCGTGGTCGCCGCGCACAAGCGCGCGGTCGACGACGCCATCGCCGTGGTCGGCGCGACCGTGCCGCGCGAGAACGTGATGGTGGTGCCGGAACTGGCCGGCCAGCAGGTGCGCGAGATCCACGCCGACGTCGGCGACTACGTCAGGAAGGGCCAGCTGCTGGCGGTGCTGGACAGTTCCAACCTCAGCATCCAGAGCGCCGGCCTGCGCTCGGAGTACGAGCGCACCCGCGGCGAGTACGAGCGGGTCCAGTCGCTGCAGCCTTCCGGCGCGGTCAGCCGCGAGTTCGTCGCGCAGAAGAACGCGGCCTATCAAGTGGCGCTGGCCAACCTGCGCAACGCCGAGCTGAGCGTGCGCCGCGCGCGCATCGTCGCGCCGACCGACGGGCTGATCTACGAGCGCAGCGCCGCCATCGGCGGGCTGACCAGCTTCAGCGAACCCTTGTTCAAGCTGGCCAAGGACGGGCTGGTGGAAATGGAGGCCAACGTGCCCGAGCGCCAGGTCGCGCGCTTGCGCGTGGGGCTGCCGGCGAGCCTGCGCCTGGCCGGCGAGAGCGCGCCGATCCAGGGCGAGATCCGCCTGATCGCCCCGCGCGTGGACAGCGCCAGCCGCTCGGCCAGCGTGCGCATCGCCTTGCAGCGTCCGGGCGAGAGCGCGCACCGCGCCGCGGTCGGGATGTTCTGCGAGGCCGGCATCACCGTGGCCCAGGTCGAAGGTTGGGTACTGCCCGGCAGCGCGCTGCAGCAGGATGCCGCCGGCGCGTTCGTGTGGTCGGTGCGCGGCGGCAACGCGGTGCGGCGGCTGCCGGTGGAGGTGGTCGCGCGCACGCCCGAGCACGTGGTGGTCGCGGCGATCGACGCCGGCGAGCGCATCGTCGCCAAGGCCGGCCCGTTCCTGCGCGACGGCGACATCGTCGCGCTGACCCAGGCGCGCCGCTGA
- a CDS encoding efflux RND transporter permease subunit: protein MRKSLSAWSIGNPIPSILLFALLTIAGMLAFLELPITNMPNVAMPVVTVQLVQPGAPPSEIENQITRKVEGSLASLQGVRHVSSKIVEGVSLTTIEFALETDIDRAVNDTRDAVAKVRNQLPTTMEEPVVQRSEDNGEAILVYSVEAPEMSAEELSWFIDDSLHRELLSIVGVARVQRGGGIDREIGVTLDPATLSALGVTAAEVSRQLAQTQTDVPGGRVLLQGTEYALRTVGRAATVEQLRELRIAVPGGREVKLGDLGTVANGGAEARSVTRLDGRPAVTFSVYKSRAASEVSVARAVQQRLDELQQRRGDLKFRRIFSLVELTETGFRSTMYTFLEGTLLTVLVVFAFLRDRRATVIAALTIPLSIIPTFLCMQWLGFTLNFVSLVAVSLVTGVLVDDAIVEIENIHRHMREGRGPREAALVASDEIGLAVVATTLVICAVFLPVGLMDGLPGQYFKQFGLTVAIAAFFSLAVARLITPMLASRLLRMPRHGHEEGDGPWTRRYLAAVEWTLRHRLKTVAIAVATLVASFALVPLLPSGFMPYQDFGQASVSVELPRGSSLADTDAAAQQVARILKSRPEVAYALTTAGTGDGGVNRATVLAKLVPARERALDERAFGNAMLPQLEALPDLRARFDNATGSKDLTLSLVSEDPAELARAAEALERQMRGLKGLSSVASDSGQQQPEITVNVDSAKAAQLGITAQQIGDAINISTIGDNDNRLAKFDYDHRQVPIRVRLPREFGRDLGVLENLKLATADGGSVPLAAVATLRFGVGPTTIERYDRQRRIDLSANLDGIALGTALERIRALPAMRELPRSVSVLDTGDAEFMGELMASFLKAIGAGLLLVYSVQVLLYRDWLQPLTRMAALPLSIGGAFALMFLTGTEFGLPAMIGVLMLMGIADKNSILLVDYMLERMRAGAPRREAIVEACRVRARPIVMTSLAMAAGMLPTAIGAGLDAAFRAPMAIAVIGGLVSSTALSLVFMPVLFSCMRDVEEWLWARWRTHDAPPQPQPQPQPAAS, encoded by the coding sequence ATGCGCAAGAGCCTGTCCGCCTGGTCGATCGGCAACCCGATCCCGTCGATCCTGTTGTTCGCGCTGCTGACCATCGCCGGCATGTTGGCGTTCCTGGAGCTGCCGATCACCAACATGCCCAACGTGGCCATGCCGGTGGTGACCGTGCAGCTGGTGCAGCCCGGCGCGCCGCCGTCGGAGATCGAGAACCAGATCACCCGCAAGGTCGAGGGCTCGCTGGCTTCGTTGCAGGGCGTGCGCCACGTCAGTTCGAAGATCGTCGAGGGCGTGTCGCTGACCACCATCGAGTTCGCCCTGGAGACCGACATCGACCGCGCGGTCAACGACACCCGCGACGCGGTCGCCAAGGTGCGCAACCAGCTGCCGACGACGATGGAAGAGCCGGTGGTGCAGCGCTCGGAGGACAACGGCGAGGCGATCCTGGTCTACAGCGTCGAGGCGCCGGAGATGAGCGCCGAGGAACTGAGCTGGTTCATCGACGACAGCCTGCACCGCGAGCTGTTGTCGATCGTGGGCGTGGCGCGGGTGCAGCGCGGCGGCGGCATCGACCGCGAGATCGGCGTGACCCTGGACCCGGCCACGCTGTCCGCGCTCGGCGTCACCGCCGCTGAAGTCAGCCGCCAGCTCGCCCAGACCCAGACCGACGTGCCCGGCGGACGGGTGTTGCTGCAGGGCACCGAGTACGCGCTGCGCACGGTCGGCCGCGCCGCCACGGTCGAGCAATTGCGCGAGCTGCGCATCGCCGTGCCGGGCGGGCGCGAGGTCAAGCTCGGCGACCTGGGCACGGTCGCCAACGGCGGCGCCGAGGCGCGCTCGGTCACCCGTCTGGACGGGCGCCCGGCGGTGACCTTCTCGGTGTATAAGAGCCGCGCCGCGAGCGAGGTCTCGGTCGCGCGTGCGGTGCAGCAGCGCCTGGACGAACTGCAACAGCGCCGCGGCGACCTCAAGTTCCGCCGGATCTTCTCGCTGGTCGAGCTGACCGAGACCGGCTTCCGCTCGACCATGTACACCTTCCTGGAAGGCACCCTGCTGACCGTGCTGGTGGTGTTCGCGTTCCTGCGCGACCGCCGCGCCACCGTGATCGCGGCGCTGACCATCCCGCTGTCGATCATCCCGACCTTCCTGTGCATGCAGTGGTTGGGCTTCACCCTCAACTTCGTCAGCCTGGTGGCGGTGTCGCTGGTCACCGGCGTGCTGGTCGACGACGCCATCGTCGAGATCGAGAACATCCACCGCCACATGCGCGAAGGCCGCGGCCCGCGCGAGGCGGCGCTGGTGGCCAGCGACGAGATCGGCCTGGCGGTGGTCGCCACGACCCTGGTGATCTGCGCGGTGTTCCTGCCGGTCGGGCTGATGGACGGCCTGCCGGGCCAGTACTTCAAGCAGTTCGGCCTGACCGTGGCGATCGCCGCGTTCTTCTCGCTGGCGGTGGCGCGGCTGATCACGCCGATGCTGGCGTCGCGCCTGCTGCGCATGCCCCGGCACGGGCACGAGGAAGGCGACGGGCCGTGGACGCGGCGCTATCTGGCGGCGGTGGAGTGGACCCTGCGCCATCGCCTGAAGACGGTGGCGATCGCGGTGGCCACGCTGGTCGCCTCGTTCGCGCTGGTGCCGCTGCTGCCGAGCGGCTTCATGCCGTACCAGGACTTCGGCCAGGCCAGCGTCAGCGTCGAGCTGCCGCGCGGCAGCAGCCTGGCCGACACCGACGCGGCCGCGCAGCAGGTCGCGCGCATCCTCAAGTCGCGGCCGGAAGTGGCCTATGCGCTGACCACCGCCGGCACCGGCGACGGCGGGGTCAACCGCGCCACGGTGCTGGCCAAGCTGGTGCCGGCGCGCGAGCGCGCGCTCGACGAGCGCGCCTTCGGCAACGCCATGCTGCCGCAGCTGGAAGCGCTGCCGGACCTGCGCGCGCGCTTCGACAACGCCACCGGCAGCAAGGATCTGACTTTGTCGCTGGTCAGCGAGGACCCGGCCGAGCTGGCCCGCGCCGCCGAGGCGCTGGAGCGGCAGATGCGCGGGCTGAAGGGATTGAGCAGCGTCGCCAGCGACAGCGGCCAGCAGCAGCCGGAGATCACCGTCAACGTCGATTCGGCCAAGGCCGCGCAGCTGGGCATCACCGCGCAGCAGATCGGCGATGCGATCAACATCTCCACCATCGGCGACAACGACAACCGCCTGGCCAAGTTCGACTACGACCACCGCCAGGTGCCGATCCGGGTGCGCCTGCCGCGCGAATTCGGCCGCGACCTGGGCGTGCTGGAGAACCTCAAGCTGGCCACCGCCGACGGCGGCAGCGTGCCGCTGGCGGCGGTGGCGACGCTGCGCTTCGGCGTCGGCCCGACCACGATCGAACGCTACGACCGCCAGCGCCGCATCGACCTGAGCGCCAACCTCGACGGCATCGCCCTGGGCACCGCGCTGGAGAGGATCCGCGCTCTGCCGGCGATGCGCGAGCTGCCGCGCTCGGTCAGCGTGCTCGACACCGGCGACGCCGAATTCATGGGCGAGCTGATGGCCAGCTTCCTCAAGGCCATCGGCGCGGGCCTGTTGCTGGTGTATTCGGTGCAGGTGTTGCTGTATCGCGACTGGCTGCAACCGCTGACCCGCATGGCCGCGCTGCCGTTGTCGATCGGCGGCGCGTTCGCGCTGATGTTCCTGACCGGGACCGAGTTCGGCCTGCCGGCGATGATCGGCGTGCTGATGTTGATGGGGATCGCAGACAAGAACTCGATCCTGCTGGTTGACTACATGCTCGAGCGCATGCGCGCCGGCGCGCCGCGGCGCGAGGCCATCGTCGAGGCGTGCCGGGTGCGCGCGCGGCCGATCGTGATGACGTCGCTGGCGATGGCCGCGGGCATGCTGCCGACCGCGATCGGCGCCGGCCTCGATGCCGCGTTCCGCGCGCCGATGGCGATCGCGGTGATCGGCGGGCTGGTGTCCTCGACCGCGCTGAGCCTGGTGTTCATGCCGGTGTTGTTCAGTTGCATGCGCGATGTCGAGGAATGGCTGTGGGCGCGCTGGCGTACGCACGACGCGCCGCCGCAGCCGCAGCCGCAGCCGCAGCCGGCGGCATCCTGA
- a CDS encoding cupin-like domain-containing protein yields the protein MKPLTALDSLDEATFVADYVQRNRPVVVRELDFDPARWTPAAFRADLGDLPVQVYDALFDLQEVATLADYLDRQFGHAGDYREGVPYVRWYNQLKGVDHAWGDEAFARLALRWRMPAFLPRQGLLVPARPQSDATVDAFPYRGILVSARGARTRMHRDPFCSDAVVAQFHGVKEVAMYHPSRADELAARRQDGSSFGGFLDVRGAELGRLAVEPDYHGFIRPGEVIYIPHGWLHDVIVVEDSISVTWNFVHERGSMEFIDYLMSGSESDSEFEVLRYFYRQSGYEFGSSRDIVKAFNQKFCELQELLEAQAA from the coding sequence ATGAAACCGCTGACCGCGCTCGATTCGCTCGACGAAGCGACCTTCGTCGCCGACTACGTGCAACGCAACCGCCCGGTGGTGGTGCGCGAGCTCGACTTCGATCCGGCGCGCTGGACCCCGGCGGCGTTCCGCGCCGACCTCGGCGACCTGCCGGTGCAGGTCTACGACGCGCTGTTCGACCTGCAGGAAGTGGCGACCCTGGCCGACTACCTCGACCGCCAGTTCGGCCACGCCGGCGACTACCGCGAGGGCGTGCCGTACGTGCGCTGGTACAACCAGCTCAAGGGCGTCGACCACGCCTGGGGCGACGAAGCCTTCGCGCGCCTGGCGCTGCGCTGGCGCATGCCCGCGTTCCTGCCCCGGCAGGGCCTGCTGGTGCCGGCGCGGCCGCAGTCCGATGCCACCGTCGATGCGTTTCCGTACCGCGGCATCCTGGTGTCCGCGCGCGGCGCGCGCACCCGCATGCACCGCGATCCGTTCTGCAGCGACGCGGTGGTGGCGCAGTTCCACGGGGTCAAGGAAGTGGCGATGTACCACCCCTCGCGCGCGGACGAACTGGCCGCGCGGCGCCAGGACGGCAGCTCGTTCGGCGGTTTCCTCGACGTGCGCGGGGCCGAGCTGGGCCGGCTCGCGGTCGAGCCCGACTACCACGGCTTCATCCGCCCGGGCGAGGTGATCTACATCCCGCACGGCTGGCTGCACGACGTGATCGTGGTCGAGGACTCGATCTCGGTGACCTGGAACTTCGTCCACGAACGCGGCTCGATGGAGTTCATCGATTACCTGATGAGCGGCTCGGAAAGCGACAGCGAGTTCGAAGTGCTGCGCTACTTCTATCGCCAGTCGGGCTACGAGTTCGGTTCCTCGCGCGACATCGTCAAGGCCTTCAACCAGAAGTTCTGCGAACTGCAGGAACTGCTCGAAGCGCAAGCCGCCTGA